Below is a genomic region from Paludicola sp. MB14-C6.
CCATTTTTGAAAACGAGCAAAGCATATATGAGTTTATTAAAAAGGCAAGGGGAAAGTGCATCTGCTATCGTAGTTTGGAAAAATGATGTCCTGAGATTTATTGCTAAACTCATAAAAATAAATGAATACAAGCGTTTACAATTGATTGCAGACTTGCGAACAGCAGGAGTTAACTTAACACCTGAAGTGCATATTGCAAATGCTTTATTAAAGGCAGGAATTTGTGGATTACTCACAATACCTGCTTTTTTTGTTCTTCCACTCATTACGCCGTTGATAGTCGCACTCACAATTGCAGTGTATTTTAAAGAAGCAAAAGGCATACAAGAAAGGATCAAAGTAAGGAGACATCGAATTGATTTCGAATTACCGCGACTGGTATACACGATTGAAAAAAAGATATCTCATAATAGAGATGTTCTTACTATCTTAGATGAATATATCAATACAGCAGGGCATGAATTAAAATTAGAGCTTAAAATAACAGTAGCTGATATGAGAAGCGGTAACTATGAAGCTGCATTGACAAGACTTGAAAGTAGAGTGGGTAGTACAATGCTATCTGATGTTGTGCGTGGACTAATATCAGTTATACGCGGTGATGAAACATTAACATATTGGTCTTCTTTATCAATTAAATTTTCAGATATTCAAAGGCAATATCTTAAATTAGAAGCACAAAAGGTCCCATCAAAAGTGAAACGCCTTTCGATGTTATTGCTATTTTGCTTTATAGCAATTTATTTAGTTGTCATCACAATGCAGGTAATGACTAGTTTGGGGGCGATGTTTGCATGAGAAAAATAAGAATACTCCTAAATAAGCGCGGAGAGGGATATATAGATGTTGTGGTATCTGTGTTGGTTTCGATGATGCTTTTGGTGCTATCAATTAATGTGTTTAGCTTCTTAACCATAAAACAAGATCTAGATTACTTTGCGAAAGAAATGATATTCGTAGCAACATCTAGTGGATCAACCATAGGAGATGTAGATATCCGGTACAATGAACTTGTTGAAGAAATCGGGATAACTCCTTCAGTTGATTGGAATACAACCTATCATGACTCTTCACTTAAAACCGTACAGCTTGGTGAAACCATCAAACTTACGATAGGTTATAATGCTTATTTACAGGGGTTTGGGACTGCTAAAATACCAATCACATTATTAGCAAAACATAGTGGATTATCACAAAGGTATTGGAAATAAGGAGAAAAATATGACCTATATTAAAACAGCTGCACTCGTTTTAATAACTGCTATGATATTAGCTTTAATCCTCTTTTATGCAAGCACTATGACTGCTATTCAGACCACAAAAGATAATACACAGCGAGTTTTAGATAGCTTCGTTATGCATAATTCTAGAGAGATATTTCACTCAATTAAGCAAGGAAATGATTTAAATGAATCATTTGATGAAAGTATGTTTACTAAATCCTATCTAGATGAACTTTCCTTAAATGTGAGTGATGGCTTTTTATTGAGTAACACGCCTGATGGTAATGTGGTATACAAAATGACGATTCCACAAGTAACTTATACAATAGATAATACACTTAACCTTACAGCGTACTACAAAATGCATATTCCTATCAATTTTGCAAGTAGTCACAGCTTTGACATTATGGTACCCATTCGTGTAAAATCAAGATACCAAATAAAAATATAAAGGATGTGGATATAATGAGTAAAAAGAAACGCTTGATAATCATAATAATTGGTTTGATCGTACTATCAATAACGGTTGTCTTAATGATGATGTTTATTAAAAAGCCAGTGGGTTCTGCACATCAAAGTAGTGACATCGTTAGTAACGATGTATCACAAGTTATCCTACCTGAAATCGATAAAGTTCAAGCAAGTAGCAAGTTAACTGATGTATCTTCAAAGGAACCAGACATTAAAGTGGACGGAGATATCACTTCAAAACAAACTTCATCTAAAATATCTTCCTCTAAACCCGCATCAAAACCATCTCTAACGAGTTCTGAAACATCTAAACCCCCAGTCAGTAGCAAACCAATTTCACCACCTACATCATCTGAGGAAACGCCAGTTAATCCACCAACTAATCCTAATGGTCCACAACATGGAGATACAACTACGGTATTTGGTGAAGTCGCGTATTACCATATTGGATTTCAAACCTATATTGATCAATATGAATGGGCTGTATATGGAAAATATCCAGCTTTGACAATGACAAAAGACAGTGACGGATATACTTCTATTATTAATGAGAATAAATTTGTGAAAGAAGGCGCAAAGAAATGGTGGCCATATGGAAAAGGAGGAGTTGGGGAATGGACATACTTTTGTTCCCATAAATCCATTTGGCTGAGTGTAGATCAATGGTATTGTTTAGACTATCCACTCGAAGATTTTGGCTATGTAGATCATTCACAACCTGACCACCATAAAAAATAGGAACAAAAAGCATAAACAAGATAACATCTTGTTTATGCTTTTTTATTTTAGGAGGAAAAATGTTTAAGCGTTTTATATGTATTACATTGGTATTAGCACTCTTGTTTACATCTCAAGCAGTATCGGCTGCATCAATTAGTGCACAGCAATATGATGTTGCTATCAATACAGTAAATTTAGCTGATACAATTCGAGAAAATGAATCATTTATAGTTGAAACAAATTTAAGTTATTATGCAATTAACAAAGGAAGTTGGACTTCATCTTCATCATGGGTAAATTGTGGAGGATGTGGTGGATCGGGTCGGATTAACTGTTCTACATGTAGTGGAACAGGAAGCTTAACCAAATACCGACCCATACCATGTCAAGCACCATCCAATCCAAAATGTCAATCAAGTTGTAACGGAACAGATTATAAATGTAGGTATTGTTCCTTTACGGCATCAACTGGTAGTAATCGCTGTCCCAAACATGGTAACACATGCGGTATTCCAGACCATAAATGCGATTGTCCAACAGGTAAAACGCAAGCGTATACAATAAGCTGTTCATCTTGTAGTTCCGGCAAAAGAACTTGTCCAGACTGTAGTGGAAGTGGAGGATATTATATTTCTAGTTCAAGTTGGGTTAAGCCAGTAAAACCAACGCCATGCTATGTGGTTGTTGAATACTATTACAATGGTAGCCTGCAAAAGAGTGAAAACTACACAATTCCGATTACAAAAGAAAATGCGAGTACAGCAAGTAATGGCACTGGTTATGAAGTGTGGGGTGATCTAACTGTATCAACTTCTTTAAAGGCCATAGGTGGTATCGGTGTAAAACCAGTGGAGATTAGAGTGAATTACAGCGATCGATCAAAGGAATTGGTATCAACGAATAATGTGAAAACATCAAGTATCAATGTCGTTTCAGCTGTTCCAAACTTAGATGTAGAGTTCATTGAACCCAACGCAGATTATAGAAAAGATACGGAAGTTATTTCTACTTTTCTAATTAACAATAAAGACTCAAAAACCACCTTTGATATTACGCCTGCTAATAAATTGGTTGCAGATTTTACAGCAATTCATCCTACTACGGGTGCCGTTGTAGCTACGGCTACTGTGCAGGATATTGTAATACCTAAAATGGGAAGTAATATTGTATATTTCAAATGGAGCGTACCTATAAGTTATAACAGTTCAAGCATAAAAGTACGATGTAGTGTATCGCTAGCAGTTGATAGATCGAAAACCAAATATGTAGTGGGTACTAATACTGTTTCTGAGAATTTAAACAGTGATACACCAAATACCATATTTGAAAGTAACCCCAAAGATTATAATATTCCAAGTAGTACAACTCCAGTAAATACAAAACCATTTGCTAAGTTAAATAAAAGTAGTATTTCCTATGAAATGTGGGCTTGGGAAAATGAGTGGTATAAAAAGAAAACTTATTCAGTTTCACTGGATGAAACTGTTCAGCTTACCCCCGATACTACCAACCCATCTAGTATGTATAATGCTGCTAAAAATATATGGATTAGTAAATCTGGATATGGAATTACACTAAAAGGTGTTAGTGATCTATCCTCTCCTTATGGGCTGAGTGCACCAACAAATGCGTATAATTATCCACAAAGGGCTATTGCATTGTTTCCCGAGTTTAGCTATGTTAGTGAGCCAACAAAATTTTCAACACTCAAATGCACTAAGCTAGGAGAGTTTACTTTCATACCAAATAAGTTTGCTGTCAATCAAAATTCTGTTCATTTTATACCGGTATGGTTTCCGAATGGAACTTACGCAGTAAAACTGTATAGTTATGATTGCTGGACTCCAGCAGGCATGCTAAGTGCCGAGGCCATAGCAAACAATCTATTTGTTAATGGAAATATGTACGATGATTGGTATGTAGGGAAATAAGTTTAAATTGTAATAGAAACGAGGTAAAACGATGACGGATTTATATATTGACTATGTAGAGCCTTCCAAAAAAGCAATGCTATATTCAGATAGTTCAAAGGATTTAGAGCGCGGCTGTATTGGTCATTATCGTGGCGATTTTGGCTCAGGAAATGAGTTTTACCAAAATTGGTTTGATCATCAACAAGTGCTAAATACAATGGAGTTTAAGGAGGAGTTTAAAACTATCATTGAATATCTGCGCGACAATGAGGTTCTTAAAAATCGTGTATCTATGGCTGGTTATTGTAATGATAACAAGAATGCAATGATAGATGAATCAACTTACGGATTTTGTGTCAAAACAGACGACTATAAATATTATATTCGATGTAATCCGGGAATGGGTGACTATAACTTCTATATTTATTGCTATCAAAATGATCCTCAAATACCAGAAAAAATAAATCAGATTCGGTTTATTGATAGCCACTATAAAGACCTATTTACAATTCCTGATGGTGGGAAGATTACGATTACATTGTCTAATGGTGAACGGATGAGCAAAATATGTAGGTATCTTGATGAGTATCATACTGATATTGGCGGGCGGAGTTATCACATCTGCGAATTTGCTGAATGTATGGAGAAAAACGGGAATGATTATAAACCATATAAGTCCCAAAAACAATTAGAAAGGTAGAACTAAAAATAGAATATGTTAAAGATGAATATTGAAGAAGACTTATGTGAGTATTTATATTATAAACATAAGGGTAAAGAAAGAGCAGCCTCAAGCAAAACGCTTGAGGCTATTTTTGTGTAACAGAATACCACGGGCTATGCCTGTGGTTCAAAAAAGGCGGAAGCCGATGAGCAGAAATAAGAAACCTCCTTGGGTAAAATAGATGTAGGTTCGCCAACCACATCAAAACCGAAGGAGGAATATCCATGAAGGATAATCAAAGTTTAGCACACACAAAATGGAATTGCAAATATCATATTGTCTTTGCACCGAAATATAGAAGAAGAGTAATATATGGAAAAATAAAAGCAGATATAGGGCAAATATTACGGAAACTATGTGACCATAAAGGAGTAGAAATAATAGAAGCAGAAGCGTGTGTAGATCATATTCATATGTTAGTGAGTATCCCACCAAAAATGAGTGTGTCATCATTTGTAGGGTATTTAAAAGGAAAAAGTTCATTAATGATATTTGATAGGCACGCAAATTTGAAATACAAATATGGAAATAGACAGTTTTGGTGCAAAGGGTATTATGTAGATACAGTAGGACGAAATAGAAAAGTGATTGAAGAGTATATAAGGAATCAATTACAAGAAGATATAGCAGGAGACCAAATGACATTAAAAGAATATATAGATCCATTTACAGGAGAAAAACAAAAATAAGGCAAAACAGACTACCCCTTTAGGGGTAGCCTGAAGAATATTTGCGGTTGGCGGACTATTCAATATGTCTTTAGACATAGCCAGTAATATACCCTTATAGGGTTAGAGCATGCCACCCGTTGTCACGGGTGGTCATGACTGATATCAGTGGAAAAAGAATTCGAGAGATTGTAAACAAACTACGATGCGATGGTTTTCCTATTTGTAGTGATATGTATGGCTATTATTATGCTTCAAATCAAGATGAAATGAATGGAACCATTGCACAACTAAACAGTCGCATTACAAAATTATCGAATGCAAAGAATGGGTTACT
It encodes:
- a CDS encoding DUF4320 family protein — protein: MLSINVFSFLTIKQDLDYFAKEMIFVATSSGSTIGDVDIRYNELVEEIGITPSVDWNTTYHDSSLKTVQLGETIKLTIGYNAYLQGFGTAKIPITLLAKHSGLSQRYWK
- the tnpA gene encoding IS200/IS605 family transposase; translation: MKDNQSLAHTKWNCKYHIVFAPKYRRRVIYGKIKADIGQILRKLCDHKGVEIIEAEACVDHIHMLVSIPPKMSVSSFVGYLKGKSSLMIFDRHANLKYKYGNRQFWCKGYYVDTVGRNRKVIEEYIRNQLQEDIAGDQMTLKEYIDPFTGEKQK
- a CDS encoding secretion protein F; the protein is MIEIAIGILVGIGLFFIISDLFRIPFLKTSKAYMSLLKRQGESASAIVVWKNDVLRFIAKLIKINEYKRLQLIADLRTAGVNLTPEVHIANALLKAGICGLLTIPAFFVLPLITPLIVALTIAVYFKEAKGIQERIKVRRHRIDFELPRLVYTIEKKISHNRDVLTILDEYINTAGHELKLELKITVADMRSGNYEAALTRLESRVGSTMLSDVVRGLISVIRGDETLTYWSSLSIKFSDIQRQYLKLEAQKVPSKVKRLSMLLLFCFIAIYLVVITMQVMTSLGAMFA